From the genome of Vicia villosa cultivar HV-30 ecotype Madison, WI linkage group LG2, Vvil1.0, whole genome shotgun sequence, one region includes:
- the LOC131652107 gene encoding proline-rich receptor-like protein kinase PERK4 has protein sequence MSSPGNSSPDNSTPDNSTPDNSTPDDADNSSSPSQPTPSESPPQSPPQSPPPQSPPPQSPPPSPQSSPPPSQSSPPPDQSPPSQSPPNQSPPDQSPPSPSQSQPSPSPPTSNNPSPPSPNSSFNPPTPAGGRSSPGSSGSENSPSPPQKSLPHSSSGNSNGGNFDNGDSIKAIIGAAIGVGGVLLIMIVVCVFFSRKKKNKQQMYYYGDHPSHGKGNNNYYNSGPPPNYYGGPHGEHVVRLQNGMGPSGMGPNGMGPNGMGHNGGGGGGGGGGWGAPPMMMNSADMSSNYSGGPPALPPPSPSLALGLKGGTFTYEELAAATDGFTDSNLIGQGGFGYVHKGILPSGKEIAVKSLKSGSGQGEREFQAEIDIISRVHHRHLVSLVGYCISGGQRMLVYEFIPNETLEYHLHGKGRPTMDWPTRMRIAIGSAKGLAYLHEDCHPRIIHRDIKAANVLIDDSFEAKVADFGLAKLTTDNNTHVSTRVMGTFGYLAPEYASSGKLTEKSDVFSFGVMLLELITGKRPVDATNAMDDSLVDWARPLLNRGLEEDGNFGELVDPFLEGNYNPQELARMAACAAASIRHSAKKRSKMSQIVRTLEGDVSLDDLKEGMKAGGLPAHTSSSGSSEYDTMQYNADMQKFRKAVFNNSQEYGTSSFSSGEKPKP, from the exons ATGTCTTCCCCTGGTAACTCCTCGCCGGATAACTCTACACCAGATAATTCCACACCTGATAATAGTACCCCTGATGATGCCGATAACTCTTCGTCACCATCACAACCAACACCTTCAGAATCACCACCGCAATCTCCACCGCAATCTCCACCACCACAATCTCCACCTCCACAATCCCCACCACCATCACCACAATCCTCTCCACCTCCTTCACAATCCTCTCCACCTCCTGATCAATCACCTCCTTCACAATCACCTCCTAATCAATCACCTCCTGATCAATCACCGCCATCACCTTCACAATCTCAACCTTCTCCTTCACCACCAACATCAAACAATCCATCCCCACCATCACCAAATTCATCCTTCAATCCACCAACGCCGGCCGGAGGCCGTTCTTCACCTGGCTCCTCTGGATCCGAAAATTCACCATCGCCCCCGCAGAAATCATTACCACATTCATCATCCGGAAATTCCAATGGTGGTAATTTCGACAACGGTGATTCCATTAAGGCTATAATTGGAGCAGCGATTGGGGTGGGAGGTGTTCTTCTCATTATGATCGTCGTATGCGTTTTTTTCTCacggaagaaaaaaaataagcaGCAGATGTACTACTATGGAGATCATCCATCTCATGGAAAAG GGAATAACAACTATTACAACAGTGGACCACCCCCAAATTACTATGGAGGTCCACATGGGGAACATGTTGTTAGGCTACAAAATGGAATGGGTCCTAGTGGAATGGGTCCTAACGGAATGGGTCCTAATGGAATGGGTCAtaatggtggtggtggtggtggtggtggaggtgGTTGGGGTGCACCTCCTATGATGATGAACAGTGCAGACATGAGTTCAAATTACTCTGGCGGGCCACCAGCTTTGCCTCCTCCATCACCAAGTCTTGCTTTAGGGCTTAAAGGGGGAACATTCACTTATGAGGAATTGGCAGCCGCAACCGATGGGTTCACTGATTCAAATTTGATAGGACAAGGTGGTTTTGGTTATGTCCATAAGGGTATATTACCCAGTGGAAAGGAAATAGCCGTCAAGAGTTTAAAATCGGGTAGTGGACAAGGAGAACGAGAGTTCCAAGCTGAGATTGACATCATTAGTCGTGTCCATCATCGCCATCTTGTTTCACTTGTTGGATATTGTATTTCTGGTGGCCAGAGAATGTTGGTGTATGAATTTATTCCCAATGAAACATTGGAGTATCACCTTCATG GAAAGGGTCGACCTACCATGGATTGGCCAACTAGAATGAGAATTGCAATTGGTTCTGCTAAAGGGCTTGCCTATCTTCACGAGGATT GTCATCCTCGCATCATCCATCGTGATATCAAAGCTGCAAATGTCCTCATTGATGATAGCTTTGAAGCAAAG GTTGCTGATTTTGGGTTGGCTAAGTTAACAACAGATAATAATACTCATGTATCAACTCGTGTCATGGGAACTTTCGG GTACCTAGCCCCAGAGTATGCATCAAGTGGAAAATTGACCGAAAAGTCTGATGTTTTCTCATTTGGGGTCATGCTATTAGAACTTATAACTGGAAAGCGACCTGTGGATGCCACAAATGCCATGGACGACAGCTTAGTGGACTGG GCTCGACCACTACTGAACCGTGGACTAGAGGAGGATGGAAACTTTGGCGAGTTGGTGGATCCGTTTTTGGAAGGAAATTACAATCCTCAAGAACTCGCCAGAATGGCAGCCTGTGCTGCTGCTAGCATTCGCCATTCTGCCAAAAAGCGTTCTAAAATGAGCCAG ATTGTAAGAACATTGGAAGGAGATGTCTCACTGGATGACTTGAAGGAGGGAATGAAAGCAGGGGGCCTCCCTGCTCATACCTCTTCATCTGGTAGCTCGGAGTACGACACAATGCAGTACAATGCCGACATGCAGAAATTCAGAAAGGCGGTGTTTAATAACAGCCAGGAATATGGCACCAGCAGCTTCTCCAGCGGCGAAAAGCCAAAGCCATAA